Proteins from a single region of Juglans microcarpa x Juglans regia isolate MS1-56 chromosome 5S, Jm3101_v1.0, whole genome shotgun sequence:
- the LOC121267132 gene encoding putative germin-like protein 2-1: MEACVFRRAKEFSTSFAVDLPHSAAVWLLVMHGCCAWLLKLLEWWTFPKQQFVAKTAWSWFSNLKVGLAGPGCYNTCLQDFCVAHTNSQVVVNGFACKDPETVQANDFPSSGLHIAGNTSNLVGSKVTVVTAGQIPGLDTLSISLARIDYAPWGINPPHTHPCASDISTVLKGSLEVGFLTSSNPENLHITKVIQKGDVFVFPVDLIHYQRNVGNGNAIAIAAFSSRNPCVITVANFVFGSNPDIASDILVKAFQVDKNVITHI, encoded by the exons ATGGAGGCTTGTGTCTTCCGTCGTGCAAAGGAATTCTCGACGTCGTTTGCGGTCGATTTGCCTCACAGTGCTGCAGTTTGGTTGTTGGTCATGCATGGGTGCTGCGCGTGGTTGTTGAAATTGCTTGAATGGTGGACATTCCCAAAGCAACAGTTTGTTGCTAAGACTGCGTGGAGTTGGTTCTCG aatttgaaagtGGGCTTGGctgggcccgggtgttacaataCTTGTCTCCAAGATTTTTGTGTTGCACATACCAACAGTCAAG TGGTCGTCAATGGTTTCGCATGCAAGGATCCTGAGACAGTTCAAGCCAACGATTTTCCCTCCAGTGGACTACATATAGCAGGCAACACATCAAATCTAGTCGGTTCAAAGGTGACCGTTGTGACAGCCGGCCAAATACCAGGACTTGACACTCTTAGCATTTCACTTGCTCGTATTGACTATGCACCGTGGGGCATCAACCCTCCCCACACCCATCCTTGTGCCTCCGATATCTCGACAGTCTTGAAAGGTAGTCTTGAAGTTGGGTTCCTCACCAGCTCCAATCCCGAAAATCTCCATATCACAAAAGTGATACAAAAGGGTGATGTGTTTGTATTTCCAGTTGACCTCATCCATTACCAAAGAAATGTTGGCAATGGAAATGCCATCGCCATTGCTGCTTTTAGCAGTCGAAACCCTTGTGTTATCACCGTAGCAAATTTTGTGTTTGGGTCGAATCCAGATATTGCGAGTGACATTCTAGTGAAGGCATTCCAGGTGGATAAGAATGTCATCACCCATATCTAG